The Setaria italica strain Yugu1 chromosome IX, Setaria_italica_v2.0, whole genome shotgun sequence genome has a window encoding:
- the LOC101781055 gene encoding protein YLS3, whose translation MAFAHGGGRGSSSSPAAAVAVMVVMTMVLAGVARGDFAADRAECANQLMGLATCLTFVQDKATARAPTPDCCAGLKQVVSASKKCMCVLVKDRDEPALGFKINVTRAMDLPDICNYPATFSDCPKILGMSTDAPEAEIFKEYAKKHESQNGTTQTAAATGAAGGKSASSSPTGGAGAGSQPSAVIVYLASALLAFVSVLA comes from the exons ATGGCCttcgcgcacggcggcggtaggggctcgtcgtcgtctccggcggcggcggtggcggtgatggTGGTGATGACGATGGTGCTGGCGGGCGTGGCGAGGGGTGACTTCGCGGCGGACCGCGCGGAGTGCGCGAACCAGCTGATGGGCCTGGCGACGTGCCTGACGTTCGTGCAGGACAaggcgacggcgcgggcgccgaCGCCCGACTGCTGCGCGGGGCTCAAGCAGGTGGTGTCGGCCAGCAAGAAGTGCATGTGCGTGCTGGTCAAGGACCGCGACGAGCCGGCGCTGGGATTCAAGATCAACGTCACCCGCGCCATGGACCTGCCAGACATCTGCAACTACCCCGCCACCTTCTCCGACTGCCCCA AGATTCTGGGGATGTCGACCGACGCCCCCGAGGCGGAGATCTTCAAGGAGTACGCGAAGAAGCACGAGTCCCAGAACGGCACCACCCAGACGGCCGCTGCCACCG GTGCCGCGGGTGGGAAGAGCGCGAGCTCGTCGCCGAcgggcggggccggcgccgggagcCAGCCCAGCGCGGTCATCGTCTACCTCGCGTCGGCGCTGCTCGCCTTCGTCTCTGTCCTCGCGTGA
- the LOC101782262 gene encoding hydroxyproline O-galactosyltransferase GALT6: MRRSPGPGAPCRRRAIQGFVALFLAYALVVLLLESPLVSTSLPGAAGASAAASRKLHLDGAWEGGRAAPARPSKHPHRETLSADGGRRRSGIVSGLELRHLNSTRSGSLRKVAAEAAELGARVFSDLQTLATTLPSLEDSSDEEEKSKCPHSIVLSGDEFRERGRAVELPCGLTLGSHITVAATPHEAHPERDPKITLLKDGEEPIMVSQFMMELQGLKTVDGEDPPRILHFNPRLRGDWSGKPVIEQNTCYRMQWGTPLRCEGWRSRADEETVDGLVKCEKWIRDDERRLEESKTSWWLNRLIGRTKTVSVDWPYPFVEDRLFVLTLTAGLEGYHVNVDGRHVTSFPYRTGFVLEDATGLSLNGDLDVQSVFAGTLPTTHPSFSPQKHLEMLPSWQAPPLPDEPVEIFIGILSAGNHFAERMAARKTWMSAAHKSLNVVARFFVALHGRNEVNAELKKEAEFFGDIVIVPFMDSYDLVVLKTIAICEYGVRVVSARYIMKCDDDTFVRLESVITEVRKIRNGESLYIGNMNYHHKPLRNGKWAVTYEEWPEEDYPIYANGPGYVISSDIADSILSEFVNHKLRLFKMEDVSMGMWVERFNNTRLVKYVHSVKFCQFGCIDDYYTAHYQSPRQMLCLWDKLQAGKAQCCNMR, from the exons ATGCGGAGGTCGCCTGGGCCCggcgcgccgtgccgccgccgagcgATCCAGGGGTTCGTGGCGCTCTTTCTCGCGTACGCGCTCGTCGTGCTGCTCCTCGAGTCGCCCCTCGTGTCCACGTCCCTGcccggggcggcgggggcgtccgcTGCGGCGTCGCGGAAGCTCCACCTCGACGGCGCGTGGgagggcgggcgcgcggcgccggcgcgaccGTCGAAGCACCCGCACAGGGAGACCCTCTCGGCGGACGGGGGGCGCCGGCGGTCGGGGATCGTCTCCGGCCTCGAGCTCCGCCACCTCAACTCCACACGCTCTGGTTCGCTGCGCAaggtcgccgccgaggccgcggagTTAGGGGCGCGCGTGTTCTCCGACCTGCAGACTCTCGCGACGACCCTGCCGTCCTTGGAGGATTCGTCagacgaggaggagaagagcaaGTGCCCGCACTCGATCGTCCTCAGCGGCGACGAGTTCCGGGAGAGGGGGCGGGCGGTGGAGCTGCCGTGCGGGCTGACGCTGGGCTCGCATATCACGGTGGCCGCGACGCCGCACGAGGCGCACCCTGAGCGGGATCCTAAGATCACGCTGCTGAAGGATGGGGAGGAGCCGATCATGGTGTCGCAGTTCATGATGGAGCTGCAGGGGCTCAAGACGGTGGACGGCGAGGACCCGCCCAGGATTCTCCACTTCAACCCCCGCCTCCGCGGCGACTGGAGTGGCAAGCCGGTGATCGAGCAGAACACCTGCTACCGCATGCAGTGGGGCACTCCACTCCGCTGCGAGGGCTGGAGGTCCCGTGCCGACGAGGAGACTG TTGATGGGTTGGTGAAGTGTGAGAAGTGGATTCGGGATGACGAAAGGCGGTTGGAGGAGTCAAAGACGTCATGGTGGCTGAACCGGCTCATTGGGCGCACAAAGACTGTCTCCGTTGATTGGCCATACCCATTCGTGGAGGACCGCCTGTTTGTTCTTACTCTCACTGCTGGATTGGAAGGTTACCATGTGAATGTTGATGGACGGCATGTGACATCATTTCCATACCGCACT GGATTTGTGCTTGAGGATGCTACTGGCTTATCATTGAATGGGGACCTTGATGTGCAATCAGTGTTTGCGGGGACTTTGCCCACTACACATCCTAGCTTTTCTCCACAGAAACACCTAGAGATGTTACCCAGTTGGCAGGCCCCTCCCCTCCCAGACGAACCAGTTGAGATTTTCATCGGTATCCTGTCAGCGGGCAACCATTTTGCTGAGCGTATGGCTGCGAGAAAGACATGGATGTCTGCTGCACATAAGTCTTTGAATGTCGTGGCCCGCTTTTTTGTTGCCCTG CATGGCAGAAATGAAGTTAATGCTGAGCTGAAAAAGGAGGCTGAGTTTTTTGGGGACATTGTTATTGTGCCATTCATGGATAGCTATGATTTGGTTGTTTTGAAGACGATTGCcatatgcgaatatggg GTCCGTGTTGTATCTGCTAGATACATAATGAAATGTGATGATGATACTTTTGTTAGACTTGAATCAGTAATTACTGAAGTGAGGAAAATCCGGAACGGTGAAAGTCTCTATATAGGGAACATGAATTATCACCACAAGCCATTACGCAATGGGAAATGGGCTGTTACTTACGAG GAATGGCCAGAAGAGGATTATCCAATCTACGCAAATGGTCCTGGATATGTTATATCCTCTGATATTGCAGATTCCATACTATCGGAATTTGTAAACCATAAATTGAGG CTTTTCAAAATGGAGGATGTGAGCATGGGCATGTGGGTCGAGCGGTTCAACAACACTAGACTTGTTAAATATGTTCACAGCGTCAAATTTTGTCAATTTGGATGCATAGATGATTATTACACTGCACACTACCAATCACCGAGGCAGATGTTATGTTTGTGGGACAAACTGCAGGCTGGAAAAGCACAATGTTGCAATATGAGATAG
- the LOC101781861 gene encoding uncharacterized protein LOC101781861 — protein MPSPRRPLASPCRGRIVVVVLLSALLLLSSAAHSAEESTRVLSVGEELVGETMPLRNGRRVYRINGLRPSAWYEVKISYPASIPSSFSIRLVDDPDGADWSSKNRRLLNTEKIIFKAEGSNPVYVLVTVEPEGVVAKPNVPEREHALFNIVCDELMLGLPVFTWWVGIAALLCIVLASLAPLVLQLHKLLDNYEGSDLNQADAAKMS, from the exons ATGCCATCTCCGCGGCGGCCGCTCGCCTCGCCATGCCGCGGccgcatcgtcgtcgtcgtccttctctcggcgctgctgctgctctcctccgccgcgcaCAG CGCGGAGGAATCGACGAGGGTGCTTAGCGTAGGCGAGGAGCTGGTGGGCGAGACGATGCCGTTGCGCAACGGCCGGCGGGTGTACAGGATCAACGGGCTGCGGCCGTCCGCGTGGTACGAAGTCAAGATCTCCTACCCGGCCTCC ATACCGTCCAGCTTTTCGATTCGGCTTGTAGATGATCCTGACGGTGCGGACTGGAGCAGCAAGAACAGGAGGCTGCTCAACACAGAGAAGATAATTTTCAAGGCTGAGGGTAGCAACCCG GTTTATGTTCTTGTCACTGTGGAGCCTGAGGGTGTGGTGGCGAAGCCTAATGTGCCAGAGAGAGAACATGCGCTTTTTAATATTG TTTGTGATGAGCTTATGCTTGGGCTCCCAGTTTTTACCTGGTGGGTTGGAATCGCGGCGCTACTCTGCATCGTGCTGGCGTCGCTGGCACCACTTGTTCTCCAGCTGCACAAGCTCCTTGACAACTATGAAGGCTCAGATTTGAACCAAGCTGACGCTGCTAAGATGTCATGA